In the genome of Carnobacterium viridans, one region contains:
- a CDS encoding WD40/YVTN/BNR-like repeat-containing protein, with amino-acid sequence MIIYNSLPQKLNYTTGDEIYLKNKNYKLRAFIFNPVTVAIYAIGCYYLCSLAQYGGIAQKAPIILTIFLSLFVWVGWGLYWYVWKFNKKQSASSRSIRRSKFLFLFSINSFLLITVASGVSLYQSGTNLQGRLAFVIQDYLHSSGVQFAHNNIYEDGLNGLFEDLETKYDLPEELYVSNQVELTFNKKGDITTLYSFLYGLNKDGETESFLIDYDNSKSADLSVTLNGNVNPTFEKTMRLQPLLDAVENLPIKDTVKNWDEETLGIYYAGSRSWGYNTEGVFYFDEKGDTFPIETAFNEIIGYTISVYTPNNNTIAPVRFVDYSPTVSPAQIGDVPTDQNMNDNETYFLTEKLGYQLFEVDAALGSRFYTLNKTTDGGNTWEDVNSDPFSGQLGVSSGITFIDENLGFIGLSRSGGSYADIYRTTDGGVTFEKVELPTIEVPLTDTENYAPFDFPEMPYKESDNLFIQVGQGQDGDYNGGSKALYQSKDNGETWVYVGEV; translated from the coding sequence TTGATCATCTATAACTCATTACCGCAGAAATTAAACTATACAACTGGAGATGAAATTTACTTGAAGAATAAAAATTACAAATTAAGAGCTTTTATTTTTAATCCTGTGACCGTAGCTATTTATGCTATAGGGTGTTATTACTTATGTTCACTTGCTCAATACGGCGGGATTGCTCAGAAAGCTCCCATTATTTTAACCATTTTTCTTAGTCTGTTTGTTTGGGTAGGCTGGGGTCTTTATTGGTATGTATGGAAATTCAATAAAAAACAGTCCGCTTCTTCTCGTTCCATAAGACGCAGCAAATTTCTTTTTCTTTTCAGCATTAATTCTTTCCTTTTGATCACTGTTGCATCAGGAGTAAGCCTCTATCAAAGTGGCACAAATCTGCAAGGGAGATTAGCCTTTGTGATTCAAGATTATTTGCATTCTAGTGGAGTCCAGTTTGCTCATAATAATATTTACGAAGATGGATTGAATGGATTGTTCGAAGATCTTGAAACAAAATATGATTTGCCAGAAGAATTGTATGTCAGCAATCAGGTCGAATTGACTTTTAATAAAAAGGGCGATATTACTACTTTGTACAGTTTTTTGTACGGTCTAAACAAAGATGGCGAGACGGAAAGCTTTTTGATTGATTATGATAATTCAAAAAGTGCTGATCTCAGTGTGACTTTAAACGGAAACGTGAATCCAACTTTTGAGAAAACCATGAGACTTCAACCGCTGCTAGATGCAGTAGAAAATCTTCCGATAAAAGACACTGTGAAAAATTGGGATGAAGAAACCCTTGGCATCTATTATGCTGGTTCCCGTAGTTGGGGATACAATACTGAAGGCGTCTTTTACTTTGATGAAAAGGGAGATACTTTTCCAATCGAAACAGCCTTCAATGAAATTATTGGCTATACGATTTCTGTTTATACCCCAAATAACAACACGATCGCTCCTGTACGTTTTGTTGACTATTCACCAACAGTATCTCCTGCGCAAATTGGAGACGTTCCAACAGATCAAAACATGAACGACAATGAAACTTACTTTTTGACTGAAAAACTCGGTTATCAATTATTCGAAGTAGATGCTGCGTTAGGCTCACGCTTTTATACCTTGAATAAAACGACAGATGGTGGAAATACTTGGGAAGACGTCAACTCCGATCCATTTTCAGGGCAATTAGGCGTTTCATCTGGGATAACATTTATTGATGAGAACCTTGGATTTATTGGATTGTCCCGCAGTGGGGGCAGTTATGCAGACATCTATCGGACAACTGATGGGGGCGTCACTTTTGAAAAAGTAGAATTGCCAACGATCGAAGTTCCTTTAACCGATACAGAGAATTACGCTCCTTTCGATTTTCCGGAAATGCCTTATAAAGAAAGCGACAATTTGTTTATTCAAGTGGGTCAAGGTCAAGATGGCGATTATAACGGCGGCAGTAAAGCCTTGTATCAGTCTAAAGACAATGGCGAAACTTGGGTATATGTTGGAGAGGTTTAG
- a CDS encoding potassium channel family protein, with translation MKKEFVVIGLGRFGASVCKELHRLGHQVLAIDIKEEKVNAVLDYSEKAVIADASREEVLKSLGVGNFDYAVVAIGDNMQANIMCTLLLKELGMENVWVKAQDANHKKVLAKIGADRVIQPEYDMGIRAANQMQSGKLQEYIELSEEYSISELDISKRLANKALNDLDIRAKYGCTILAIKNGEKVNISPSAEDKLYEGDMIVVMGKNDDIKRFEEKGL, from the coding sequence ATGAAAAAAGAATTTGTAGTTATTGGGTTAGGAAGATTTGGAGCAAGTGTCTGTAAAGAGTTACATCGTTTGGGGCATCAAGTTTTAGCGATAGATATAAAGGAAGAAAAAGTAAATGCGGTTTTAGACTATAGTGAAAAAGCTGTAATAGCAGATGCTTCCCGTGAAGAAGTTCTGAAGTCACTTGGTGTTGGAAACTTTGATTATGCTGTAGTTGCGATAGGAGATAATATGCAGGCTAATATTATGTGTACCCTATTATTAAAAGAACTGGGTATGGAAAATGTATGGGTAAAGGCTCAAGATGCTAATCACAAAAAAGTTCTTGCTAAGATTGGTGCGGATAGAGTCATACAACCAGAATACGATATGGGAATTAGAGCTGCTAATCAAATGCAATCTGGAAAACTTCAAGAGTATATAGAACTTTCTGAAGAGTACAGCATATCAGAATTAGACATTTCTAAAAGATTAGCTAATAAAGCGCTCAATGATTTAGATATCAGAGCAAAATATGGCTGTACTATTTTAGCTATAAAAAATGGAGAGAAGGTAAATATATCACCTTCAGCAGAAGATAAATTATACGAAGGCGATATGATTGTCGTTATGGGGAAAAACGATGATATAAAACGTTTCGAAGAGAAAGGATTGTAG
- a CDS encoding TrkH family potassium uptake protein, with product MNKIILKGYLKQSTSRLNPSMTVVTSFFILILMGTVLLKLPIATTQTISWIDTLFTATSAVTVTGLIVVDTGTAFTLFGQTVIMFLMQLGGLGLMTSAVFIFFIFKRKIGMQQRNLIKTSLNQDSSGGIIRLVRYLLFFSFSIELVGFILLAIKWIPEFGLKKGSFYSLFHTVAAFNNAGFSLWSDNLSNYVGDPVVNLTITSMFILGGIGFTVLLDVWNKKKFKSLTLHSKVMIVGTLVINIIAILSIFILEYSNPQTLGNLSFGDKVWSAYFQGLTPRTAGFNSIDITALTVPAMLLTVLLMFIGAGSASTGSGIKLSTFIILLLTTITILKGGEEVSLFGRRIKSNAVLRAFTLTMVSFLLVFIAILILTITENGPFIAITFEVVSAFGTVGLSAGLTSELSTIGKFVIMIVMFIGRLGPVTIASTLIARKENSLLRYPQEDVFIG from the coding sequence ATGAATAAGATTATTTTAAAAGGGTATTTAAAACAATCTACTAGTCGTTTAAATCCTTCGATGACAGTCGTTACAAGTTTTTTTATTCTTATTTTAATGGGTACTGTATTATTAAAATTACCTATTGCGACTACACAAACAATTTCATGGATAGATACTTTATTTACTGCTACTTCTGCAGTTACAGTTACAGGTTTAATCGTAGTTGATACTGGTACAGCTTTTACGCTATTTGGACAAACGGTTATTATGTTTCTTATGCAACTTGGCGGATTAGGTCTAATGACGTCTGCAGTTTTTATTTTTTTCATATTCAAACGAAAAATTGGCATGCAACAAAGAAATCTTATTAAAACATCATTAAACCAAGATTCCTCAGGAGGAATTATACGATTGGTTCGTTATTTATTATTTTTCTCTTTCAGTATTGAACTAGTTGGATTTATCTTATTGGCTATCAAATGGATTCCAGAATTTGGATTAAAAAAAGGCTCTTTCTATAGTTTATTCCATACTGTCGCTGCCTTTAACAATGCTGGGTTTTCTCTATGGTCAGATAATTTATCCAACTATGTAGGAGACCCTGTAGTTAATTTAACCATTACAAGTATGTTTATTTTAGGAGGAATAGGATTTACAGTTCTTTTAGATGTGTGGAATAAGAAAAAATTTAAATCATTAACTTTGCATTCAAAAGTCATGATCGTAGGTACATTAGTTATAAACATTATTGCAATCCTTTCAATTTTTATTTTAGAATATTCCAATCCTCAAACTTTAGGTAATTTATCATTTGGAGATAAAGTATGGAGTGCTTATTTTCAAGGTCTGACTCCTAGAACAGCTGGTTTTAATTCTATTGATATAACTGCACTGACAGTACCCGCCATGCTGTTAACTGTGCTACTGATGTTTATTGGGGCAGGAAGTGCTTCAACTGGTAGTGGAATCAAGCTAAGCACGTTTATTATTTTACTTTTAACAACAATTACAATTTTAAAAGGTGGAGAAGAAGTGTCTTTGTTTGGGCGAAGGATAAAAAGTAATGCTGTTTTGAGAGCTTTTACTCTAACCATGGTAAGTTTTTTATTGGTTTTTATAGCTATCCTTATTTTAACTATAACTGAAAATGGACCATTTATTGCTATTACTTTTGAAGTTGTTTCAGCATTTGGAACAGTTGGACTTTCAGCTGGGCTAACATCGGAGTTATCAACAATAGGTAAATTTGTTATCATGATTGTCATGTTCATCGGACGTCTTGGTCCTGTTACGATTGCTTCTACACTGATAGCTAGAAAAGAAAATTCTTTATTGCGTTACCCTCAAGAAGATGTCTTTATAGGATAG
- a CDS encoding DsbA family oxidoreductase codes for MQVEFFHDVICSFCFPMSYRMRKVAKKYPKLEIIHRSFALGWEKEQFIQQFGSHEAVKPEVIHHWEQANQNDDEHRFNIEGMKEKDFLFPTSKNGLKAAKAAGMIADQEAYWAVFDGLQQALFVENRDISDMKIIDSVVKQTSIDFDAWKTQFENPETEQAVMEDLQRVQDYGIQGAPAIVVNQKYLISGAQPQEVIEQTIEQIAKEEGFQLKGLTLMGSDAAACNMIDGKWVCD; via the coding sequence ATGCAAGTCGAATTTTTCCATGATGTGATCTGCAGTTTTTGCTTTCCCATGTCTTATCGCATGAGAAAAGTAGCTAAAAAGTATCCAAAACTAGAAATTATCCATCGTTCATTTGCTTTAGGATGGGAGAAAGAACAGTTTATCCAACAATTTGGTTCTCATGAAGCGGTAAAACCTGAAGTGATTCATCATTGGGAACAAGCCAATCAAAATGATGATGAACATCGCTTCAACATTGAAGGTATGAAAGAAAAAGACTTCTTGTTTCCAACATCTAAAAATGGATTGAAAGCCGCAAAAGCTGCTGGAATGATTGCTGATCAAGAAGCCTATTGGGCTGTCTTTGATGGCTTACAACAGGCTTTGTTTGTAGAAAACAGAGATATTTCAGACATGAAGATTATCGATAGTGTTGTGAAACAAACTTCTATAGATTTTGATGCTTGGAAAACTCAATTTGAAAATCCAGAAACAGAACAAGCTGTGATGGAAGATTTACAACGAGTGCAAGACTATGGTATCCAAGGAGCTCCTGCTATAGTGGTGAACCAAAAATATTTAATCAGCGGAGCACAACCGCAAGAAGTGATTGAACAAACTATTGAACAAATTGCTAAAGAAGAAGGATTTCAACTAAAAGGATTAACCTTAATGGGGTCAGATGCTGCAGCGTGTAATATGATTGATGGCAAATGGGTCTGTGACTAA
- a CDS encoding DUF2207 domain-containing protein, translated as MNKRVRRSLSIGLAFLFSMAFGETVFAENQLSDMRIEIELQEDGSGIVTEHRKMNMDDGTELYIVLDDLQDSKLLDFSVAGYQELEPWNPDASLEEKAGQYGTVGTGDGVELIWGIGEYGENDYEVTYTISKLVRELEDGQGLLWNFDTFSDIPAENLTVEITGFEPFTEDNVRFWGFGFEGDMQLEGNTIVWEAEEEVDDSNDVTVLLQFPQGMFTTQASAGMTLEEQRDMAMNGSAYNDEPISNTIPIVIFSVLAVAVGGITAFIIKYSKKLKQAREEAGQMRTGIQRIKEHKGVVLEEIPYKGEDFAGIAYLLQDMDKGYFEDYFSAYLLRWSYEERILIHTTETKSLFGEGFDTEIEILHFQEERARYPQSFSDFVAHLETNGETYETGLWLMLLDAANNNGFVKDDDMKKWARKHAKEVGKFADYLIDYSKEYLEREGLISFGKVDVWGAKHEVSVASPEGDELFDRLVQFDNYLEEIDLEGFADYTNPFTFEEFLFWNTLYFRSEDITDEFKEMIPNPNDVSGDNSFIYYYWYWNGMTGFRHNWSSGLASGGFNSSASSAASGTGGSTSFGGGGGAGGGGGGGAR; from the coding sequence ATGAATAAAAGGGTAAGAAGGTCGCTTAGTATTGGTTTAGCATTTTTGTTTAGTATGGCTTTTGGCGAAACGGTTTTTGCGGAAAATCAATTATCGGATATGAGAATCGAAATCGAACTGCAAGAAGATGGATCGGGGATTGTTACAGAACATAGAAAGATGAACATGGATGATGGTACTGAATTGTACATCGTGTTGGATGATCTGCAGGATTCAAAATTGCTTGATTTTTCAGTAGCCGGTTATCAAGAGTTGGAACCATGGAATCCAGACGCTTCACTAGAGGAAAAGGCAGGTCAATACGGTACTGTAGGAACAGGTGATGGGGTAGAACTTATATGGGGTATAGGTGAGTATGGAGAAAACGACTACGAAGTAACGTATACCATATCAAAATTAGTTCGCGAATTGGAAGATGGACAAGGACTGCTATGGAACTTTGATACGTTTTCCGATATTCCAGCTGAAAATTTGACGGTTGAAATTACTGGATTTGAACCCTTTACAGAAGATAATGTCCGTTTCTGGGGCTTTGGTTTTGAAGGGGATATGCAATTAGAGGGCAACACGATCGTTTGGGAAGCTGAGGAAGAAGTAGACGACAGCAACGATGTAACAGTATTGCTGCAATTTCCTCAAGGAATGTTCACTACACAAGCCAGTGCAGGTATGACTTTGGAAGAACAGCGTGACATGGCCATGAACGGCTCAGCGTACAATGATGAGCCTATTTCTAACACGATACCTATCGTCATTTTTTCTGTTCTAGCAGTCGCTGTTGGAGGAATCACAGCTTTTATTATCAAATATTCTAAGAAATTAAAACAAGCGAGAGAAGAAGCTGGACAAATGCGTACGGGAATACAAAGAATCAAGGAACACAAAGGAGTTGTCTTAGAAGAGATTCCTTATAAAGGAGAAGACTTTGCAGGAATTGCATATTTATTGCAAGACATGGACAAAGGTTATTTTGAAGATTATTTCTCAGCTTATTTACTGAGATGGTCATATGAAGAACGGATCCTTATTCACACCACTGAAACCAAATCATTATTTGGTGAAGGATTTGATACGGAAATAGAAATCCTACATTTTCAGGAAGAACGTGCACGTTATCCTCAGTCATTCAGTGACTTCGTTGCTCATCTAGAAACAAATGGTGAGACCTATGAAACTGGATTATGGTTGATGTTATTGGATGCTGCAAATAATAATGGTTTTGTAAAAGACGATGATATGAAAAAATGGGCAAGAAAACATGCCAAAGAAGTAGGCAAGTTTGCAGATTATTTGATTGACTACTCAAAAGAGTATTTAGAAAGAGAAGGCCTTATTTCTTTTGGAAAAGTTGACGTATGGGGTGCAAAACATGAGGTATCTGTTGCCAGTCCAGAAGGCGACGAACTGTTTGACCGTTTGGTTCAATTTGATAACTATTTAGAAGAAATAGACTTAGAAGGTTTTGCGGACTACACCAATCCATTTACATTTGAAGAATTTCTATTCTGGAATACCTTGTACTTTAGAAGTGAGGACATAACAGATGAATTCAAGGAAATGATTCCGAATCCGAATGATGTCTCTGGAGACAACTCCTTCATCTATTATTATTGGTATTGGAACGGTATGACTGGATTTAGACACAACTGGTCTAGCGGATTAGCAAGTGGTGGATTTAACTCAAGTGCTTCATCAGCAGCTTCCGGAACAGGTGGATCAACTTCCTTTGGTGGAGGTGGAGGTGCCGGTGGTGGAGGCGGCGGAGGGGCTCGATAG
- a CDS encoding GIY-YIG nuclease family protein — MNRFTEEVITQLRYYVYILVNPIDHTIFYIGKGTKNRVFAHELDYLKTEFSNDLVEKQKLHEIKTIHSNGMEVEKYILTFGLSEDEAFHVENAVINFCKLIDDQKLNVKKLTNIMSGHRSDGQKDALQTFGRVELLQDALSPKPVNINQLRPHKIMFVKIKPTKDRSDSSKDLKAEEMYNPESEALKKRTLGDWVMSLDKANSIEYILGVYPGSGMIVSAFKIIKDNPRYEVLHSTTKSGRKQKRYNFYQYAEPLTEIDGIQLFPDHIKLTNYQYVNSNGVPCNIQSERVYVGFD, encoded by the coding sequence ATGAATCGCTTTACAGAAGAAGTTATTACTCAGCTTCGCTATTACGTTTATATTTTAGTTAATCCTATTGACCATACAATTTTTTATATTGGTAAAGGAACAAAAAATAGAGTATTCGCTCATGAATTAGATTATCTAAAAACTGAATTTTCCAATGATCTTGTGGAAAAGCAAAAATTACATGAAATAAAGACTATTCATTCAAATGGTATGGAAGTTGAGAAATATATTTTGACTTTTGGATTAAGTGAAGATGAAGCCTTCCACGTAGAAAATGCGGTTATTAATTTTTGCAAACTGATTGATGACCAAAAACTTAACGTGAAAAAGTTGACTAATATTATGAGTGGTCATCGTTCTGATGGACAGAAAGATGCCTTGCAAACTTTTGGAAGAGTCGAACTGTTACAAGATGCACTTAGTCCAAAACCCGTTAATATTAATCAATTAAGACCCCATAAAATTATGTTTGTAAAAATCAAGCCAACTAAAGATAGGTCTGATTCTAGTAAAGATTTAAAGGCTGAAGAAATGTACAATCCTGAATCAGAAGCCCTTAAAAAGAGAACGTTGGGTGATTGGGTAATGAGTTTAGATAAAGCAAACAGTATAGAATATATCCTAGGTGTCTATCCTGGCAGCGGCATGATCGTTAGTGCTTTTAAAATCATTAAAGATAATCCTAGATATGAAGTACTTCACAGCACAACAAAATCTGGAAGAAAGCAAAAAAGGTATAATTTCTATCAATATGCCGAACCACTAACAGAAATAGATGGTATTCAACTTTTCCCAGATCATATCAAATTAACAAATTATCAATACGTTAATAGCAATGGAGTACCTTGTAATATCCAAAGCGAGAGAGTTTATGTTGGATTTGATTAG
- a CDS encoding DNA-deoxyinosine glycosylase: MKSGLAPVYDKSTKILILGSAPSVKSLELQQYYASKGNQFWKIISESLNTTDPIDYEKRLELLVQNQIGLWDIYSHFDRIGSLDSNFKQTKLNDFDALLSTASIKLVIANGDKAYQEVLKSAIFEYHTVIKCLSTSGANNGKAQERKIEWKEALQLPFLS; the protein is encoded by the coding sequence ATGAAAAGTGGTTTAGCACCAGTCTATGATAAAAGCACTAAAATTTTAATACTCGGCAGTGCTCCAAGTGTAAAGTCGTTAGAATTGCAACAATACTATGCAAGTAAAGGCAATCAATTTTGGAAAATTATTTCTGAATCTTTAAATACTACTGATCCAATCGACTATGAAAAAAGGTTGGAATTATTGGTGCAAAACCAAATTGGCCTATGGGATATTTATAGTCATTTTGATAGAATTGGGAGTTTAGATAGTAACTTTAAACAAACAAAATTAAATGATTTTGATGCATTACTTTCAACTGCTTCCATTAAACTTGTCATTGCAAATGGAGATAAAGCTTATCAAGAAGTTTTAAAATCAGCTATTTTTGAGTACCACACTGTTATAAAATGTTTATCCACCAGTGGTGCAAATAACGGCAAAGCACAAGAACGGAAAATAGAATGGAAAGAAGCTCTCCAACTTCCCTTTCTTTCTTAA
- a CDS encoding RDD family protein: MKLVRENNPIRVQARIKELAIDYGVIMFYLVLLLLANLVFYFLVLDGIPEFTIVQSQLIATFESVVPIVLIFSLLDYKKPFGTYGKRRAGLKVQYKTPSFFRSLVRNSIKFLPWQLAHIGVIDGIYSEFATSSSIIFTNAGILLALILLVMGFFRKDKRHLGDLIAGTQVVLIRRES, translated from the coding sequence GTGAAGCTAGTGAGGGAGAATAATCCGATACGAGTGCAAGCAAGGATCAAAGAACTGGCAATTGATTATGGTGTGATTATGTTTTATCTTGTTTTACTTCTTCTGGCTAATTTAGTCTTTTATTTTCTAGTGTTAGACGGAATACCTGAATTTACAATCGTTCAATCCCAACTGATAGCGACGTTTGAATCGGTTGTTCCGATAGTGCTGATTTTCTCGCTACTTGATTACAAGAAACCTTTTGGAACATATGGTAAGAGAAGAGCGGGTTTAAAAGTACAGTATAAAACGCCTTCGTTTTTTAGAAGTTTGGTTAGAAATAGCATTAAGTTTTTACCGTGGCAGCTTGCTCATATTGGAGTCATCGATGGTATTTATTCTGAATTTGCAACTTCGAGTTCGATTATTTTTACAAATGCTGGAATCCTGTTAGCTCTCATTTTATTGGTTATGGGATTTTTTAGAAAAGATAAACGTCATTTAGGTGACTTAATAGCCGGGACTCAAGTCGTTCTAATTAGGAGGGAATCATAA
- a CDS encoding class I SAM-dependent methyltransferase: protein MEQNIDAEEAIRRWDSFADTYSKNHNEQGDIHKEVFLNPTLFSLMGELKDKQVLDAGCGEGYLSRLLSKAGSNVTAVDYSLRMIEIAQERTPVDLQIKYLRGNCEKLDTLEDNSFDLIVSNMVIQDLPNYENAFREMFRLLVDGGSFIFSILHPCFVTPGSGWENNNSGEKLHWNVDRYFYEGAYEQRLGDKEKVLFFHRTLTSYVDKLTKVGFMIESIVEPKPSEIMLEKYPSFEEDLRCADFMVFKVTKLKR, encoded by the coding sequence GTGGAACAGAATATTGATGCTGAAGAAGCGATTAGAAGATGGGATTCTTTTGCCGATACGTACTCAAAAAATCACAACGAACAAGGAGATATTCATAAAGAAGTGTTTTTAAATCCTACTTTATTTTCTCTTATGGGCGAATTAAAAGATAAACAGGTTTTGGATGCAGGATGTGGCGAAGGATATTTAAGCAGATTGTTGTCCAAGGCTGGATCGAATGTAACAGCTGTGGATTACTCTTTGAGAATGATTGAAATTGCACAGGAGAGAACGCCAGTTGACTTACAAATTAAGTATTTAAGAGGCAATTGTGAGAAGTTGGATACGCTCGAAGACAACAGTTTTGATTTGATTGTGTCAAATATGGTGATACAAGATCTACCAAATTACGAAAATGCCTTTCGAGAAATGTTTCGTTTGTTGGTAGACGGAGGAAGTTTTATCTTTTCAATTTTGCATCCTTGTTTTGTAACTCCCGGAAGTGGGTGGGAGAACAATAATAGTGGTGAAAAATTGCATTGGAACGTGGATCGTTATTTTTATGAAGGTGCCTACGAACAACGATTAGGGGATAAAGAAAAAGTACTATTTTTCCACAGGACGTTAACCAGTTATGTTGATAAGTTAACTAAAGTAGGCTTTATGATAGAAAGTATAGTCGAACCGAAGCCATCAGAAATAATGTTGGAAAAATATCCGTCATTTGAAGAAGATTTGAGATGTGCTGATTTTATGGTGTTTAAGGTCACTAAGTTAAAAAGATAG